The Oleiphilus messinensis DNA segment CCAACGACCGGGTTTATCGAATGCCAAGCCGGGACTGAAATTGTTCTTCCGGATGATAACAAGAGGTATGGCTAAGCTATAGGCGATCAGTGATGCTACGGGTAAGCCGCTGGTTTCAATGCTGACAATATGAGTATGTTGCTGGTTCAGAAATTGTTGCGTCAGGGTATCCGCAACCATATGCATGGCCTGGGGAGAGCCATAAATTGGGCTAAGGTCAATGTATATTTTACCCTTTTCAGGCCAGTGGTGATGAAGTTTAATCAGTGAGCGTATGAGGTATTCATCGGTAATCATCCTTCACCTGCCTTCGCGCAATTTTTGCTGTCTATCGGAGTCTTCATCTTAACGATAGTACAAAATATAGGCGATTTACAGCTTTACGTCCCCTCTGAGATTACCCTCAGAGGGCAGAGTCTGAACTTAGATGATTCTTGAAAAACCAGTGGTAATGTTGTCTTGCGGTATATAGGCATCGAAAACCTGACACACTGCCCGGATTAACAACCTGCCAGCTGGCTCAATCGTGATCTTCTCTGGTGTGGCAGTTAAGAGCCCATCTTTTTCCATACTTTGTAATCGTTTCAGTTCAGAACTGAAATATTCTGAAAAAACGATGTTGTTCTGTTGTTCAAATTTTTGAATATCAACATTGAAATGACAAATCAACTGCATGATTAAATTACGACGGATCGAGTCATCTGTAGTCATCCATACGCCGCGCTTAACCGGAAGTTCTTGTTGGTCAATTGTAGTTAAATAGGTGTCCAGGTCGTGATGATTCTGGTAGTAGCAGTTACCAATCTGACTGATTGCTGAAACGCCCATGCTGACCAGGTCACAATGGCTATGGGTTGTGTACCCTTGAAAATTCCGGTGTAGTTTACCTTGATCCTGTGCTATGGAAAGTTCATCATCCGGTTTCGCGAAATGATCCATGCCAATGTAGCGGTAACCGGCAGAGGTCAGGGTCCGGATCGTATTCTCAAGAATAATCAGTTTTTCCGCCGGAGCAGGGAGGTCTTGTTCCTGAATTCTGCGTTGCGGCATGAACTTGGAGGGCATGTGTGCGTAATTAAAAACAGACAAGCGGTCCGGGGACATTTCAATTACACGCTCAAGCGTCTCTTGAAATGTATCCCTTGTTTGCAAGGGGAGGCCATAAATTAAATCAATATTGATGGATTTAAAGCCCAAGTCACGCCCATATTTCAGGATTTCACGGGTTTCCACTTCACTTTGAATTCTGTTTACGGCTTTTTGAACTGCGGGGTTAAAGTCCTGGACTCCGAGACTGATTCGATTGAATCCGATGTCTCTGAGTGTTTCTAAAATTGAACCATTGGCTTCTCGAGGATCAATTTCGATTGAATAATCCTGTGATCCATCATTGATAAGATTGAAGTGTTCATTAAGGCATGCCATCAAATCCCGCATTTGAGCTTGGGTGATGAAGGTTGGCGTACCGCCGCCCCAATGCAGTTGTTCTACTGGCCGATTGCCAGAATAAAGCTCCGCTTGCTGAGCAATGTCCTGGTAGAGGCGGTCAAGATAAGGTTGGGATTTTTCCCGCCGTTTGGTGATGACTTTATTGCAGGCGCAGTAGTAACAGATATGGGCACAAAACGGGATGTGAACATACAGAGAAATCGGGTCATCAGCGTGTTGGGTATATTGGGCTGCCCGGGTACAATCACTGACATTGAAGCCCTCGGTAAACTGAATCGCCGTTGGGTAGGATGTATAGCGTGGACCGGACAAATTGTAACGTTTGATCAGCTCATCATCCCATTCCCAGCCTTTTTGCAGAAGTTCAGTTCGGGATTTGAGCGGGATAATATTAGAGTCATTATGTGTTTCGGTAATTTGTGCCATAACGCAGTTGTCCGGATAATTGTCTTAATGTTTTAATCCTATCTCAGTTGGATGTTTTCGCTTTGACGGATGTCAATATCGAGATGAATGGTCAGACAATTATCGATGAGCAACAGGCACTAATTTGTTAGAAAAATTTGGTGTAGGGGATGGGCAAGGTCCAAAGACCCAGCCCGATCAAAATCAATCCCATTAGTTGACTGAAATGGGGGTGGGCTTTTAGTTTGTTTAATTGTTGTGCAAACAGTCCTGTGCCGATCACCGCAGGTAATGTTCCTAAGCCAAAACAGAGCATCACGCCTGAGGCTTGCCAGGGTGAGGCTTGCGCGCTTGCGTAAATCAATGTGCTGTACACCAGCCCGCAAGGCAACCATCCCCAAATGCTGCCTAAAAGCAGTGTTTGAAGTGCTGTTTTGGGCGGAAATACCCGTTTCCCGAATGGTTCCAGGTGTTGCCATATCAAGCTGCCAGCCTTTTCCAGCTTGAGTAATCCAAGCCAGATACGGGCGACGTATAACCCCATGCAGATCAACATCGTTCCAGCTAAAATACGCAACCACTGTAACGACTCGGCCCATATTGTCACCGAGGAATAAGTGACAATGCCGACCAGGAGACCCATTGCGCCATAGCTAAGCAAGCGTCCAGTATTGTAAAGAAGAAGGGTCTGGATTTGCCGTGCGGTATAACCCTCTCCGCTTTTTATACTGAGGCTGAGAGCACTTGAGATACCACCACACATGGCGATGCAATGGCTCGCCCCCATCAGGCCAATCAAAAGTGCGGCGAAATAGGGATAATCAAAACTGTTCATCTTTCTGTGTGTGTGGATGTGTCAGGTGAGAGCCCGGAGTTTGTAGATTCGTTGTTTGGAGTACTCTGTTGTGGTTTGGCTGGTTTCGCGGAGTCTGGAATCATATGCTCGTCATCATCGAATAGAATCTGATGCGCTGGACCCTCCAGGTCGTCGAACTGCCCGGATCTGATAGCCCAGCCAAAAAACCAGATTGCGACAGCGATAATAGTCAGTGAAATCGGGATGAGAACGTATAGTATTTCCATGACCTACCTTTTAACTCTGAGTGCATTGATAACCACAATCAGTGAGCTGAGTGACATGCCAAGCGCTGCGAGATAGGGTGGAATCATCCCCATAACAGCCATCGGCAATGCAAGAATGTTGTATGAAAGTGCCCAAGCCAGATTCTGGGAGATAATTTGCTGGCTTTTCCGCGAGACATGAATGCTCTGCTCAAGGCAGGCCAGGTCATTGTTCATTAAAATGGAGTCGGCGTTAACTTTGGTGAAGTCTCGGGCATTTCCCATTGCGACAGAAACGTTAGCACCGGCCATCACGGGCACATCATTTATCCCGTCCCCAACCATGGTGACAATGTTATGTTCAGACTGAAGCGCTTTTAGGAAGTTCAATTTGTCTTCCGGGCTAGCTTCTGCTTTGTAATTCTCGATACCCAATTGATCGGCTAAAGGCTGAACGACTTCGAGTCGATCACCGCTTAGAATATATGTTTTTATTCTTTGTGTATGGAGAGCGCGAATGACTGGGACAGCATCTTTTCTAATGTTGTCATCAAGAAAAATTGTTGCGAGGAACTCCTTTTCCGATGCCAGATACACCTCGATCAGGTGTGATGCTGACTCATCTGACTGATCATTTTTTGTCGCAGCAGATGGGTGCCAATCAGAAATGAAGCGCTGGTTACCAATCCTGTAGCGGGTGCTCTGGTAAACGCCTTCAACACCCTGACCGTTTACAATTTGCACTTGTGAAGCTGGATGTTTCCCGAATGTCCTGAAAACGGATGCGATAGGGTGGTTAGAATGTCGCTCCAGTGCACCAACGACATCCAGTATCTCTGTGTCCGTAACTCCATTTTCCCAGGTCTTGATTTTTTTCAGGGTGAGCTTGCCTTCAGTTAAGGTTCCTGTTTTATCGAGGACGATATGGTTGGTTTTTGCGAGCGTCTCAATTGCATGTCCCTTCACAATCAAGAGCCCGATTTCTCTCAGTTTATCTGTTGCGGCCGTCAGTGTCGTCGGGGTGGCCAGAGACAGTGCACAGGGGCATGTTATCACCAGAACAGAGAGTGTAATTGCGAATGCGTGATCCGGGTCGTTTAAACCCCAGTAAACTGCCACAGCTGTTGCTACCAGAAGTACGCCCGCGACAAAATAGCTGGCAATTTTGTCTGCTTGCCGTGCGAGAGGGGGTTTATGCTGGAGTGCATCCTGTAGAATATCGAGGATGGCAGAAATTCGGCTGTGGTTTGCTTCCTTGCTTGCGCAAATGGAAATGGTTTGTTCGACGTTGATGGTGCCGGCCAGTACTGTGTCCCCAGCTTTTTTGCTAACTGGAATGAACTCACCGGTTAAGGCTGATTCATCGAAGCTGCTACTTCCTTCTGAAACCGTGCCATCACAGGGGGCGGTGTCACCTTGCTTGATGTGTAAAATGTCACCAATTTTAACTTCCTTGGCAGCGATTACGTGCTCTGTGCCATCAGGGGCAATACGGGTTGCGGAGGTAGGAAGCAATTGCTGCAGTTTGCGAATTCCAAGTGTGCTTTTGAATCGGGTACGCATTTCGAAAAAGCGGCCCAAAAGCAGAAAAAATGTAAACATACAGACTGAATCAAAATAGACTTCCGCCCCCCCAAATAGTGTAACCCAGGCACTTGCTAGGTATGCACAGCCGATCGCGAGGGAAACCGGGACATCCATTGTCAGGTGGCGGGTTTTAAGGTCTCGCAAAGCCGCTTCGAAAAACGGTTTTGCTGAATACAGGACTACCGGTGTGGCAACCAACAGGCTAACCCAGCGGAACAGAATGAGAAACTCCTCGGAAATGCCGCTCAATGCACCGACGTAGAGCGGGATGGCGAGCATCATATTCTGCATGGTACCGATGCCGGCTACACCAAGGCGGAATATGGCTTGTTTTTGTTGTTTTTGTTGCAGTTCATCGATTTCGTTGGCTTGATAAGGCTTGGCGCTGTAGCCGATGCCGTGAATGGCAATCAGTAGATCACTGAACCGAGTCAACTCCGGGTTCCATATAGCTGTTGCGATTTGGGTGCTGTGATTAATCTTGAACTGGACTACGCCATTCTGCTGATTTAGATGCTGTTCCAGAAGCCACACGCAGGCTGCACAGGTGATGCCCTCAACATAGATACGAGTCTTGACGCATTTGGTGAATTCGCCGTCTATACGTTCCTCAACGATTTCTGTAAATTCCTTACTGATATCCTCCCGATCATATAAATGGAGTTCTTCTTTTTTGTGGGTTTCGAGCAGCTCGGGCTTGGTGAGTTTTTCGTTCCGGTATTGGTAAAATGCGGTAAGGCCAGTACCCAGAATTGTTTCAGCGACCGCTTGACAGCCCAGACAACAGAATCGAAGTTGCTTGCCATCATGTTCAGTTTTCAGATTCAGGTCATCTGGAATCGGCAACTGGCAATGATAGCAGGTTAGATCCTTTTCGCTGGTTGGAGTCTGGCTGTCTTCCGGGCGCATGCCCGCTGCCTCGGGACCTGACATTTTATCCTGCGGAGAAGCTGGAGTTACCTGCATAGACAATTCGATTGGAGATTATTGAAATTGACTGACCAGTACAACTGGTGTGTCAGAAGGAAACGCGATTACACCTTTCAATTGCCATCCACCGGCTTCAGAAGTCAGTGTGATATAGCGTTTACCCTCGAATTTTTCCGGAATTTCAGCAATAAATGTTTGCTTGTCAAGCGGCAACAAGGTGGTGCGATAATCGAGCTTGGCCAGAGTCGGGTGCTCAAGCGACAAGGCAATGTCGGAATATTGCTCAGGTGGCATTTCCATAAGATGGACTTGAATCTCATTAATACCGCTATCGCTCGATACTTTTGCCTGGATGCCCAATTCCGCTGCTTTCATATCCTTGGAGATGTTCATGTTTATTGCCAGGCCATCTTTGTAGTATTCATCGTTGACCAACTCGTTCTGACTGGTCAGGGCGAAGTAAATCATGAACATGCTGTAAACGATCGAAGCAAATGGTATGCCGATCAGGAACCAGGGCCAAAACTGTTTGTACCAAGGACGGGGAGCGTTACTGCTGGATGTCATTTAAAAAACCGATTTCGAGTTGGATGGTCAGGTGTTAAGTTACTGTTTGCCTGTTTATGATACCACTTGTGGGGCAAACCCGTGAGCTTTTCATGATGAACGGCCTGTAACAATTAACAGGCCTCCCATTTAAAGCAATGGGGGTGGGCCAAGGAAGCGGCTGTCCGAATCTGCAACGGTGTCAGGATTATCGACTGCGGTGGCATAGAATGTGATTTCATGACTGGTTGATTTCAGGTTTGCCGGGTCGGTTTCAACGCTAATAGGCACTGATGCCACTTCACCAGATTGAATGGTAACTCGGGTTGTGGTGGAGATAAAACCACCAGGAAGTCCTTCAACTGTGACATCAAATTCGCGCAGAGTATCGGCCATATTGACGATTTTGAGCGTATAAGTGTTTTCAATAAAGCCCTTGGGAGTGGTGTAGTAAAGTGCACCCCGATCCCGAATTACGTCCAGCTCCAGCGGTATGCGAGTCGCGATGGAGTAGACGACGGCGAGAACCATAAGCACCAAAGCCGTCAGATAGCCGATGGATTTTGGGCGCACCAAGTGACTTTCGCTACCTTCAAGCGCTTTTTCGGTCGCGTAGCTGATCAGCCCACGTGGATAGTTCATTTTGTCCATGATCTGATCGCAGGCATCGACACAGAGTGCGCAGCCAATGCATTCGTACTGGAGGCCGTCGCGTATATCTATTCCGGTCGGGCAAACCTGTACGCACATTCCACAGTCCACACAATGTCCCAGTCCACTGCTCACGGGATCCGCGCTCTTTTTACGCTTTCCTCGTGGCTCCCCCCGCTGGTAGTCATAGCTCACGGTGAGTGTATCCTGATCGAACATTACGGACTGGAAGCGTGCATAGGGGCACATGTACAAACAGACTTGCTCCCGCATCCAGCCTGCATTAATGTAAGTTGCCAGGGTAAAAAAGGCGATCCAGAAATAGGCCCAACCGCTGCTTACTGTAAACGTAAACAGGTCGGGAACCAGCTCTCGAATCGGATAAAAGTAGCCTACAAATGTTAAGCCTGTTGCAAGCGCTACGAACAGCCATGCCCCATGTTTGAGGGATTTCTTCAACAACTTGTTTGTGGAGTTAGGCGCTTTGTCCAACTTAATTCGTTGGTTTCGACTACCTTCGATGCGTTCTTCAATCCACATGAAAACGAAAGTCCAAGCGGTTTGAGGGCAGGTGTAACCACACCACATTCGGCCAAAGAGTGTCGTGATAAAAAATAGACCAAAGGCGCATATGATAAGGAGCCAGGAGAGTAAGATAAAATCCTGAGGCCAGAAGGTGGTGCCAAACAAATGAAATTTTCGTTCTGGTAAATCAAAATGAATCAATGGCTGGCCGTTGACATTAATCCAGCAAAGCAGGAAATAACTGCCCATAAGCAGCCAAAGCGAGATACTGCGGATTCTTTGGAAGAAACCTTGAATTTCTTTTACGTAAATCTTCTTCCGACTGGCATAGAGCTCAATCGTTTGTGGTTTTGGGGGCGTATCTGCAGATAGCCCGGCTTGATTGGAGTCTGTTATGTCTTGTGTCGGTATTTTTGTTACCGAAGACACATTTTCTGAGTTAGAAGCATTGTTGGACATAATTAAGCACTTCCTGAATCGACATAGCAATTGATCGGTATTGCTATAGCGACTCTGTCGGGCAATGCGCACGCCGCATTGCCCGCAGAATTGCGTGGAAAAGTCCGGCTTTTACTTGTTGGACAGGCTGTAGATATACGCTGCCAAAATGTGAACTTTGTCTTCTCCGAGCAAGTCTTTGTGTGCAGGCATCACACCAGCACGGCCATGTTCGATCGTATATTTGATCTGGCGTGCTGTGCCACCGTAGAGCCAAACACCATCTGTCAGATTCGGTGCTCCCAAAGCCTGGTTTCCTTTGGCATCCGGGCCATGACACGCAGCACATGCCTGCTGAAACATTTGTCCGCCTCGTTCGGCTGATGCAGAATCGTCTGATCGATCACTAAAGGAAAGAATATAATTAACGACATCGAGCAGTTCGGCTTCAGTCATATCAGGCTTCAGTCCTTTTGCAGGCATGTTGCCATTTCGACCAACCAAGATGGTTTCTTTGATTTTGTCGGGAGAGCCGCCATACAACCAGTCATTATCAGTCAAATTTGGAAAGCCGAAACTTCCGCGGGCTGTTGAGCCATGACATAAGGAGCAGTTGTTTGCAAACAAACGCTGGCCAATCTGAATGGCTTCCGGATTCTTCGAAAGCTCTGCGATTGGCGTGGTGCTGTGCTTGGCAAATATAGGACCAAATTTTTCTGTCGCTTCTTGAACTTCCCGCTCATGTTGATTCGCGGAGCTCCAGCCCAATATCCCCTGGAAGTTACCGAGGGTCGGGTACAGAACGCAATAAGCGAGCGCGAAAATGATGGTGGAAATAAACATATAAAACCACCATTTAGGTAATGGGTTGTCCAGTTCTTCGATGCCATCGAAGGTATGGCCCATTGTTTTTTCAGTTTCTGTATCAGTCGTTTGACTTTTGCGTGTAGCGTAAAGTAGCCACCAGGACCCAAAAATGCTTCCCAGTACAATTACACTTATCCACAAGCTCCAGAAGGTACTTAAATCTTCACTCATGGTCTTTCTTCTCCGAATTTTTCAGGGTACGAGCGTCAATGTCGTCATCATCAAATGGTAGATTCGATGCCTCATCAAATTGTGATTTGCGTCGAGAGCTATAGGCCCACAAACAAACACCGATGAATGCAATCATGACCAGTATTGTTGATATGCCTCGTACAGTATTAATATCCATTGCGATTACCGCTTGGTTGGCAAAATGGTACCCAGTTGCTGCAGGTAGGCAACCAGCGCGTCAATTTCTTTGTGTCCTTCAACTGCTGCAGATGCACCGGCAATATCTTCATCAGTATACGGGACGCCAACTTTTCGTAATGCTTCCATCTTTTTCGGTGTTAATTTATGGTCAACCTTGTCTTTAAACAGCCAAGGATAAGATGGCATGATGGACTCTGGTACTACGTTACGTGGGTTGTAAAGGTGAGCACGGTGCCAATCGTCACTGTAGCGCCCACCAACACGAGCCAGGTCCGGACCAGTACGCTTGGAACCCCACAGGAATGGGTGTTCGTAAACGTGTTCGCCCGCCACTGTGTAGTGACCATAACGCTCTGTTTCCGCTCGGAAAGGACGGATCATCTGGGTGTGGCACACGTGACAGCCTTCCCGAATGTAGATGTCCCGACCTTCCAGTTGAATCGCGTTCAGTGGCTTGAGGCCTGCAATTGGTTCATTTAGTTTTTTCGAGAAAAACAATGGAACGATTTCAACCAATCCACCAAAGCTGATTGCCACGATGGTCAGAATGATCATCAGGCCAAGGTTCTTTTCAACTATTTCATGATTCATTTTATATACTCCTTATGCTGTCTGAGGCACGTTGTCCATAGCGACAGCATCTTTCTGTTTTACTGTCAGATAGACATTAACTGCCATAATCAGCATACCGAGCAGGAAGATCGCACCACCGATTACACGGACAAAGTAACCTTGATGACTGGCTTCTACTGACTCAACAAAGCTGTAGGTTAGGGTTCCGTCGGTATTGACCGCTCGCCACATCAAGCCTTGCATAATACCGTTTACCCACATTGAGGCGATGTACAATACGGTACCGATTGTAGCCAGCCAGAAGTGCAGGTTGATCATTGCAGTGCTGTACATGCTGCGCAGACCAAACAGTTTTGGAATCAGGTGATACATGGAGCCAATAGAAATCATGGCAACCCAACCCAGCGCGCCGGAGTGTACGTGGCCCACTGTCCAGTCCGTGTTGTGAGACAGTGCGTTTACGGTTTTGATTGACATCATCGGGCCTTCAAAAGTGGACATGCCGTAGAAGGACAGAGAAACAACCAGGAATCGCAGAATTGGATCAGTACGGAGTTTATGCCATGCGCCGGATAGCGTCATCATACCGTTGATCATGCCGCCCCAGGACGGTGCCAGCAGAATCAGTGACATGACCATACCAGCGCTTTGCGCCCAGTCAGGTAATGCGCTGTAGTGTAAGTGGTGTGCGCCAGCCCATACGTAAATGGAAATCAAAGCCCAGAAGTGGACAATAGACAGGCGGTAAGAGTATACCGGACGGCCCGCTTGTTTCGGGACGAAGTAATACATCATGCCCAGGAAGCCTGCCGTCAGGAAGAAGCCAACCGCATTATGACCGTACCACCATTGAATCATCGCATCAATCGTACCCGCATAGATGGAGTAGGACTTCCACATGGTTACTGGAATTTCCATATTATTGCCAAGGTGTAGAATGGCAACCATGATAATGAAGGCACCCAGGAACCAGTTAGCGACGTAGATATGTTTGGTCTTGCGACGCATGATTGTGCCGAAGAAAACGACAGCGTATGAAACCCAGACCAATGTAATGGCAATGTCAATTGGCCATTCCAGTTCAGCGTATTCTTTAGCTGAGGTGAAGCCCATTGGCAGCGTAATTGCTGCGGCTACGATGACTGCTTGCCAGCCCCAGAAGGTGAATGACGCGAGAGTATCCGAGAATAAACGCGCTTGTGACGTACGTTGTACGATGTAATACGATGTAGCAAATAATGCACTACCGCCAAACGCAAATATTACTGCATTAGTGTGTAAGGGGCGAAGGCGACCGAAGCTTAACCATGCTGTATCAAAGTTAAGCTGTGGCCAAACAAGCTGTGCGGCGATAAACACCCCTGCAGCCATGCCAACAATTCCCCACACAACAGTCATAATGGCAAATTGTCTTACCACCTTATAGTTGTATGTAGTATTGTCGTTTCCTGTGCTCATAATGATTACCAATGGATTTCTAGTTAATAGTTTTTGCGGGCGCAAGTATCCGAAAATGAAGGTGGGTTTTCAATGACTCATATCAAGTAAATCTCTCTTGATAACGCTATGTTATTGTAAAGTAAAGGAAATGCGTACTAAAAAAAATACCGGGAAATCATCGTTTTCAATCATATTTTGGCCTTGAGCGTTCGACTTTGAATGTTTGGTTGAAATATAGACAATTTCGGTAGGGTTGAGTTTAGCTCAAGGTGTGCAATTTTAAAGCGGTCGATGAAGTTGACCAAGTCAGTATTCAAGGGGTGCTATGATCACGAAAATCGGGGAGTTGGAGGTTATTGTTCAGGGGAAATCAGACTTATGCCTGATATTAGCGCATGGTGCTGGAGCGCCCATGGATAGTGAATTTATGAATACGATCTCTATGAACCTTGCGACGGAGGGCATCAAGGTAGTTCGCTTTGAGTTTCCTTACATGCAAAAGAGGCGTATTACCGGAAAGAAGTCCCCTCCAGATCGCCAGCCGAAACTACTTGAAGCATGGCGAGAGGTTATTAATTCATTTTCGGTAGAGCGCAATTTGTTTATTGGTGGTAAATCCATGGGCGGACGAATGGCGACGGTATTAGCCGCTGGGCAGGAGCCATCGCCGATTACGGACCGCATTGGTGGGGTTGTGTGTATGGGGTACCCTTTTCACCCCCCGGGCAAGCCGGAAAAATTGAGAGTCGATCACTTTTCCGAGATGACTAAACCAGTGCTGATATTACAGGGGGATCGGGATCCTTTTGGTCGGTATCGGGAGGCTCTGGACTTTAGTTTGCCAGACCAAATCCGGTTAGAGCGAGTGGTGGATGGTAATCATGACTGGCAACCACTCAAGAAGTCTTCGGTCAGTTGGGCTGATAATATGATGATTTCGGCACGCTGTGTTGCAGAGTTCATGAAAAGCCAAAGTTCACATCGGTAATGATAATTTTTCAATTTGCGCTGAATGATTTTCCTGCCATTCTGCTAAAGTCGTCTCAATTGAAACATCAGATTCACTTGCAAATATGCTGTCGTGAAATGCGTGGTCGGAGGTGTTGAGACAGGGGGTGTTCGGGACTTGTAAGGGGGCACAGACTACATCTATGGGGTGGCTTAGTGTTTCTAAGGGGGAGCTTAGTGCTTGCAGGCTCAGATGATGTTGTTTATCAGCGTTGTTTACCGTTGCGATTGAGGTCTGTGTAGCGTGCGCGAGTTGCATGAGACTGGAAATCGTCGCGGTGATTGTTTCGGTGACTTGCTGTGTTTTTGACGCGAGAGTGCGAACTTCATCGGAAACGACTGCGAATCCGCGTCCATGATCTCCGGCGCGAGCCGCTTCAATGGCTGCATTCAGCGCAAGCAAGTTAGTCTGGTCTGCTATTTCATCAATTTCTTTGATCAGGTCGCCAATAGATTCTGCTTGTTGTACTAACGGGGTGGTGTATTGTTGTGCTTGCTCGATAATTGCGGTTGTTTCTTTAGCTTCAGTTTGGCAAGTGGTTAGGTTAATTCTTAGTGTCTCGTAGATTGCTCTGACCTGTTCTCTATGATCCTCTTTTTCGTTTTCTGCAGCGAAAATTTTTTCACACAACTTATCCTGTTCTGTTTTTAGTTGTTGTTGGCTCTTGTAGTGCTCAATAATCACATTATGTAGTGCAGGTAGCTCGGAGAGATGTGCCTGGATGTCTGAGGTGACTCTGTCGAGTCGCTCTGAGCGTTCATTGCTTTCTGATTGCAGCATGGCGATTTGAAACTGGGCAATATCGAGCGCAGCGTATAATCGTCCGGTATCTGAGTTTTTTCCGGATGCCAGGTAAGCGCTCAAAGGATCATTTATCAAAGAGTGGGCTTTTTTCATCAAAATCCTGGGTTCACGAATAAGGTGTTGCGTGAACAGGGCCCCCATAATCAGTGTGGTTCCGAATGCGCTTGCATAAGCCCATGCTGGAGGTAAAAAGCTGACCAGTAACGTTGCGATGAGTGCAACCGTCGAGAATAGAGCGATACCGGTAACGAGGTGTGGAAGCTTGTAGTGTCCGGGGAGTGTTCTGCCTGGTTTTTTGCGCTGTATCGGGTAGGCGACTTTGGCGCGTATGATTTGTTGATCGTCGGCTGGAATGGCGCGCATTTCGATCTGGTTTGGCTTAAATTTACTGTTAGAAATGAGTGCCTGCAGCCAAATTTCCCCACCATTGGCTGGCTGGAAGGGTAGTATTCCGAACCAGCAGGCATCGGGCTCCTGTAAATTTCGGCAGACACTATCTTTCAATATTTCTGGGAATGGCGGTTTGAACAGGCTTTGTAGGCTATTGCAGCCTAAGGGTTTTAGTATTAGATCGAAATTGGTGTTAGCGCTAATGAGTTGATTAGAGCAATCAAAGGAAGCGGAGTAAAATTCAGGGTCTGCATTGCATTGAGCCTTTTGGTTTCCTGTACTGACCACAATCAGAACCCCAAGTTTAGCGGTATTGGAAAAGCTATAGGTTATAGAAAAGCATAGTTAAGCCTGCTGATATACACAAACTTGATTACGACCATTCTCTTTAGCCCGATACAGTGCCTGGTCAGCATTCTGAACAACTTTGTCGGCGAGGGCTTCGATTTCCATTTTTTGCATCTGGTTGTGCTTCAGGGTGAAAACGCCAATGCTAACGGTTAGGGTATCTTCTACACCGTTTGCCTGGAATGGTGTTGATTGAACTTGATCCACGATAGATTGCGCAATGGCTTGAGCTCCAATCGGTGTCGTGTTTGGTAAAATTATGGCGAATTCCTCCCCACCATACCGGGCAAGAAAGTCTTTTGGCCGGTGTAACTTAAGTCGGGTTTGTTGCGCGATGAA contains these protein-coding regions:
- a CDS encoding methyl-accepting chemotaxis protein, which produces MVSTGNQKAQCNADPEFYSASFDCSNQLISANTNFDLILKPLGCNSLQSLFKPPFPEILKDSVCRNLQEPDACWFGILPFQPANGGEIWLQALISNSKFKPNQIEMRAIPADDQQIIRAKVAYPIQRKKPGRTLPGHYKLPHLVTGIALFSTVALIATLLVSFLPPAWAYASAFGTTLIMGALFTQHLIREPRILMKKAHSLINDPLSAYLASGKNSDTGRLYAALDIAQFQIAMLQSESNERSERLDRVTSDIQAHLSELPALHNVIIEHYKSQQQLKTEQDKLCEKIFAAENEKEDHREQVRAIYETLRINLTTCQTEAKETTAIIEQAQQYTTPLVQQAESIGDLIKEIDEIADQTNLLALNAAIEAARAGDHGRGFAVVSDEVRTLASKTQQVTETITATISSLMQLAHATQTSIATVNNADKQHHLSLQALSSPLETLSHPIDVVCAPLQVPNTPCLNTSDHAFHDSIFASESDVSIETTLAEWQENHSAQIEKLSLPM